A window of Juglans regia cultivar Chandler chromosome 7, Walnut 2.0, whole genome shotgun sequence contains these coding sequences:
- the LOC109009117 gene encoding microtubule-associated protein RP/EB family member 1C, with product MATNIGMMDSAYFVGRSEILAWINSTLQLNLSKVEEACSGAVHCQLMDAVHPGMVPMHKVNFDAKSEYEMIQNYKVLQDVFNKLKITKHIEVSKLVKGRPLDNLEFMQWLKRYCDSVNGGILHKYNALDRREASKGGKEATKKAAAPSQSSTKGSTAAAKSQSSHNARRNEVSSANPLNQTVKTSRPTSSGGPAYDEQITELKLSVDSLEKERDFYFAKLRDIEILCQSPEIENSPVVEAIQKILYATDNDASVVAEAQAILSLRRKEAEALSPIAELSEERNSSETQKRKNIVNFDVDAVGITTLSPRQRISDAADVHCSGSPLMTY from the exons ATGGCGACGAATATCGGAATGATGGACTCCGCTTACTTCGTCGGCAGATCTGAGATCCTCGCTTGGATCAACTCCACACTCCAACTCAATCTCTCCAAAGTTGAAGAG GCTTGTTCCGGTGCGGTTCACTGCCAGCTTATGGACGCTGTTCATCCAGGGATGGTGCCGATGCACAAGGTCAACTTCGACGCCAAGAGCGAGTACGAGATGATCCAGAACTACAAGGTTCTTCAGGACGTCTTTAACAAACTCAAGATCACTAAG CACATCGAGGTGAGCAAGCTTGTGAAAGGAAGGCCGCTTGATAATTTGGAGTTCATGCAATGGCTGAAGCGGTACTGCGATTCCGTTAATGGAGGCATCCTGCacaa ATACAATGCTTTGGATAGGAGAGAGGCTAGCAAGGGAGGAAAAGAAGCAACCAAGAAAGCTGCCGCTCCATCACAATCTTCAACCAAAGGTTCCACAGCTGCCGCTAAATCTCAGTCCTCGCACAATGCACGAAGGAATGAAGTGTCTTCAGCAAACCCTTTAAATCAGACGGTAAAGACCTCAAGACCCACATCTAGTGGAGGCCCGGCATATGATGAACAG ATCACAGAGTTGAAGTTGTCAGTGGATAGCCTTGAGAAGGAGAGGGATTTCTACTTTGCAAAATTGAGAGACATAGAAATTTTGTGTCAAAGTCCTGAGATAGAAAATTCGCCT GTTGTTGAAGCAATACAGAAGATTCTTTATGCTACGGACAATGATGCATCAGTGGTGGCCGAAGCTCAAGCCATACTGTCCCTTCGACGGAAGGAAGCTGAGGCCTTGAGTCCCATAGCTGAGCTTTCAGAGGAGAGAAACAGTTCAGAAACtcagaagagaaaaaatattgtgaattttgatGTGGATGCTGTTGGCATTACCACATTGTCGCCGAGGCAAAGGATTTCTGATGCTGCCGATGTCCATTGCAGTGGGTCACCCCTTATGACTTACTGA
- the LOC109009078 gene encoding uncharacterized protein LOC109009078 has protein sequence MNNQAIKEKEESKNSLNAMETRVDTVDYRSSIGQGLEQRNVQVIHQPHSSGNSTTGGGVLASAAATVASTLQSAKDIYSGK, from the exons ATGAACAACCAAGCCATTAAG GAGAAGGAGGAGAGTAAGAATTCACTGAATGCAATGGAAACAAGGGTTGACACGGTGGATTACAGGTCTTCAATAGGGCAAGGCCTAGAGCAGAGGAATGTGCAGGTGATTCACCAGCCCCATTCCTCTGGAAATTCAACCACTGGTGGTGGCGTCTTGGCCAGCGCTGCTGCTACTGTTGCATCTACCCTTCAATCCGCCAAGGATATCTACTCGGGAAAATAG
- the LOC109009116 gene encoding ADP-ribosylation factor 1-like isoform X1, translated as MGLALSRFVKMLFARKEMRILMVGLDAAGKTTILYKLKLGEIVTTIPTIGFNVETVEYKNVSFTVWDVGGQDKIRPLWRHYFQNTQGLIFVVDSNDRERILEAKDELHRMLSEDELRDAILLVYANKQDLPKVLTVSEITDKLGLHSLRQRRWYIQPACATNGQGLYEGLDWLSSNISSKVAASRGRAQVLV; from the exons ATGGGTTTGGCACTTTCTCGATTCGTGAAGATGCTTTTTgcaaggaaagaaatgaggatTCTGATGGTGGGTCTTGACGCTGCAGGAAAAACCACCATCCTCTACAAGCTGAAACTTGGAGAAATTGTCACCACAATTCCTACTATTG GTTTCAATGTGGAAACTGTTGAATACAAAAATGTTAGCTTCACCGTTTGGGATGTAGGAGGGCAGGACAAG ATTCGACCATTATGGAGACACTACTTCCAGAACACCCAGGGTCTTATCTTTGTGGTGGATAGTAATGACAGAGAGAGAATTTTGGAAGCTAAAGATGAGCTCCATCGGATGCTAAGTGAG GATGAGCTGCGTGATGCAATTTTGCTAGTATATGCCAATAAGCAGGACCTTCCAAAAGTTTTGACTGTTTCTGAAATCACTGATAAACTAGGCCTGCATTCACTCCGCCAGCGCCGATG GTACATCCAACCTGCATGTGCCACTAATGGGCAAGGACTTTATGAAGGACTTGATTGGCTATCCAGCAACATCAGTAGCAAG GTGGCTGCTTCCCGGGGGAGGGCTCAAGTTCTAGTCTAA
- the LOC109009116 gene encoding ADP-ribosylation factor 1-like isoform X2 — protein MGLALSRFVKMLFARKEMRILMVGLDAAGKTTILYKLKLGEIVTTIPTIGFNVETVEYKNVSFTVWDVGGQDKIRPLWRHYFQNTQGLIFVVDSNDRERILEAKDELHRMLSEDELRDAILLVYANKQDLPKVLTVSEITDKLGLHSLRQRRWYIQPACATNGQGLYEGLDWLSSNISSKAQI, from the exons ATGGGTTTGGCACTTTCTCGATTCGTGAAGATGCTTTTTgcaaggaaagaaatgaggatTCTGATGGTGGGTCTTGACGCTGCAGGAAAAACCACCATCCTCTACAAGCTGAAACTTGGAGAAATTGTCACCACAATTCCTACTATTG GTTTCAATGTGGAAACTGTTGAATACAAAAATGTTAGCTTCACCGTTTGGGATGTAGGAGGGCAGGACAAG ATTCGACCATTATGGAGACACTACTTCCAGAACACCCAGGGTCTTATCTTTGTGGTGGATAGTAATGACAGAGAGAGAATTTTGGAAGCTAAAGATGAGCTCCATCGGATGCTAAGTGAG GATGAGCTGCGTGATGCAATTTTGCTAGTATATGCCAATAAGCAGGACCTTCCAAAAGTTTTGACTGTTTCTGAAATCACTGATAAACTAGGCCTGCATTCACTCCGCCAGCGCCGATG GTACATCCAACCTGCATGTGCCACTAATGGGCAAGGACTTTATGAAGGACTTGATTGGCTATCCAGCAACATCAGTAGCAAG GCACAAATTTAG
- the LOC109009114 gene encoding cyclin-D3-2 isoform X1, whose protein sequence is MALQELEPRRLLSPPMLLDALFCEEESFEEENGVEEDGSENTDEKMKKHSLFRFVLVENDMAWDDDELVSLISKEGETHVCLRSLISDESLMVARKEAVDWILRVKSHYGFSALTILLAVNYFDRFASRPTFQRDKPWMSQLVAVACLSLAAKVEETQVPLLLDLQVEESKYVFEARTIQRMELLVLSTLQWRMNPVTPMSFFDHIIRRLGLKNHLHWDFLWRCERLVLFLIADSRVMTYLPSTLAAATMLHVIEDIELSNLLEYQNHLMSVLKISEQEKVNECCKLIQEISESHGHYIHNQSRKRKNVSIPSSPKGVIEAYFSSDSSNDSWAVASLVSSSPEPRFKRSRAQDQQMRLPSLNRVSVGDLSSPP, encoded by the exons ATGGCTCTGCAAGAACTTGAACCCCGAAGGCTACTAAGCCCTCCAATGCTCCTTGATGCTCTGTTCTGTGAGGAGGAGAGTTTTGAGGAAGAGAATGGTGTTGAGGAAGACGGGAGTGAGAACACtgatgagaaaatgaaaaagcaCTCACTTTTTCGTTTCGTTCTGGTAGAGAATGACATGGCATGGGATGATGATGAGCTTGTGTCCCTAATCTCTAAAGAAGGAGAAACCCATGTGTGTCTGAGGAGTCTGATCTCAGATGAGTCTCTAATGGTGGCTCGGAAAGAGGCTGTGGATTGGATTTTGAGGGTTAAATCGCACTATGGGTTCTCTGCTTTGACCATTTTGCTTGCGGTGAATTACTTTGATAGGTTTGCTTCAAGGCCGACGTTCCAGAGGGACAAGCCCTGGATGAGTCAACTCGTTGCCGTGGCTTGCCTCTCTTTGGCTGCCAAGGTTGAGGAGACCCAAGTGCCCCTTCTTTTAGACCTACAA GTGGAGGAATCGAAGTATGTGTTTGAAGCAAGGACTATTCAGAGAATGGAGCTTCTAGTGCTGTCCACTCTTCAATGGAGGATGAATCCGGTGACCCCAATGTCCTTCTTTGATCACATTATCAGGAGGCTTGGTTTGAAGAACCACTTGCATTGGGACTTTCTGTGGAGGTGTGAGCGCCTTGTTCTCTTTCTCATTGCCG ATTCGAGGGTTATGACCTATCTTCCTTCTACGTTGGCTGCTGCAACAATGCTCCATGTTATTGAGGACATTGAGCTTTCTAATCTACTGGAATATCAGAACCATCTTATGAGCGTACTTAAAATCAGCGAG CAGGAAAAAGTAAATGAGTGCTGTAAGCTCATCCAGGAGATATCAGAGAGCCATGGCCACTACATTCACAATCAAAGCCGCAAGCGTAAGAATGTCTCCATACCCAGCAGCCCAAAGGGCGTTATTGAAGCGTATTTTAGCTCTGATAGCTCCAATGACTCGTGGGCCGTGGCATCATTGGTTTCATCGTCCCCAGAGCCTCGTTTCAAAAGGAGCAGAGCACAGGATCAGCAAATGCGGTTGCCTTCACTGAATCGTGTGTCTGTTGGTGATCTTAGTAGCCCTCCTTAA
- the LOC109009114 gene encoding cyclin-D3-2 isoform X2 translates to MALQELEPRRLLSPPMLLDALFCEEESFEEENGVEEDGSENTDEKMKKHSLFRFVLVENDMAWDDDELVSLISKEGETHVCLRSLISDESLMVARKEAVDWILRVKSHYGFSALTILLAVNYFDRFASRPTFQRDKPWMSQLVAVACLSLAAKVEETQVPLLLDLQVEESKYVFEARTIQRMELLVLSTLQWRMNPVTPMSFFDHIIRRLGLKNHLHWDFLWRCERLVLFLIADSRVMTYLPSTLAAATMLHVIEDIELSNLLEYQNHLMSVLKISEEKVNECCKLIQEISESHGHYIHNQSRKRKNVSIPSSPKGVIEAYFSSDSSNDSWAVASLVSSSPEPRFKRSRAQDQQMRLPSLNRVSVGDLSSPP, encoded by the exons ATGGCTCTGCAAGAACTTGAACCCCGAAGGCTACTAAGCCCTCCAATGCTCCTTGATGCTCTGTTCTGTGAGGAGGAGAGTTTTGAGGAAGAGAATGGTGTTGAGGAAGACGGGAGTGAGAACACtgatgagaaaatgaaaaagcaCTCACTTTTTCGTTTCGTTCTGGTAGAGAATGACATGGCATGGGATGATGATGAGCTTGTGTCCCTAATCTCTAAAGAAGGAGAAACCCATGTGTGTCTGAGGAGTCTGATCTCAGATGAGTCTCTAATGGTGGCTCGGAAAGAGGCTGTGGATTGGATTTTGAGGGTTAAATCGCACTATGGGTTCTCTGCTTTGACCATTTTGCTTGCGGTGAATTACTTTGATAGGTTTGCTTCAAGGCCGACGTTCCAGAGGGACAAGCCCTGGATGAGTCAACTCGTTGCCGTGGCTTGCCTCTCTTTGGCTGCCAAGGTTGAGGAGACCCAAGTGCCCCTTCTTTTAGACCTACAA GTGGAGGAATCGAAGTATGTGTTTGAAGCAAGGACTATTCAGAGAATGGAGCTTCTAGTGCTGTCCACTCTTCAATGGAGGATGAATCCGGTGACCCCAATGTCCTTCTTTGATCACATTATCAGGAGGCTTGGTTTGAAGAACCACTTGCATTGGGACTTTCTGTGGAGGTGTGAGCGCCTTGTTCTCTTTCTCATTGCCG ATTCGAGGGTTATGACCTATCTTCCTTCTACGTTGGCTGCTGCAACAATGCTCCATGTTATTGAGGACATTGAGCTTTCTAATCTACTGGAATATCAGAACCATCTTATGAGCGTACTTAAAATCAGCGAG GAAAAAGTAAATGAGTGCTGTAAGCTCATCCAGGAGATATCAGAGAGCCATGGCCACTACATTCACAATCAAAGCCGCAAGCGTAAGAATGTCTCCATACCCAGCAGCCCAAAGGGCGTTATTGAAGCGTATTTTAGCTCTGATAGCTCCAATGACTCGTGGGCCGTGGCATCATTGGTTTCATCGTCCCCAGAGCCTCGTTTCAAAAGGAGCAGAGCACAGGATCAGCAAATGCGGTTGCCTTCACTGAATCGTGTGTCTGTTGGTGATCTTAGTAGCCCTCCTTAA